In the genome of Amia ocellicauda isolate fAmiCal2 chromosome 3, fAmiCal2.hap1, whole genome shotgun sequence, one region contains:
- the LOC136733893 gene encoding protein polybromo-1 isoform X13, giving the protein MGSKRRRATSPSSSVSGGDFDDGQTSTPAPGSGRKRRRASNIPTVDPVSGFPSIVPPLQRDSEHNKRKKIAVCHELYNTIRDYKDDHGRLLCELFIRAPKRRNQPDYYEVVTQPIDLMKIQQKLKMEEYDDVEHLTADFQLLFNNAKSYYKPDSSEYKAACRLWDLYLRTKNEFVQRGDYEEDDEDGENTQENPGTSTEEETPPSCLKEVLEQLLEAVVTHSEPSGRLISELFQKLPSKVHYPDYYAIIKEPIDLKTIAQRIQMGSYKSVNAMSKDIDLLTKNAKTYNEPGSQVFKDANTIKKIFIQKKTEIEHAEPTKSSIRIRNRRSAQGDRLSAITMALQYGSESDEDALLAGAVRYDEGESEAESINSCMDLNNPIFQLYEAVRGGRNSQGQLIAEPFLQLPSKKEYPDYFHQIKQPISLHQIRNKMKNNEYENLDQIDYDLNLMFENAKRYNVPNSAIYKRVMKLQQILQMKRKDLVRREEAEDGDSMLSSATSDAGSAKRKRYSFKKNTKKHRLKILYTAVTEARETSTGRRLCDLFMVKPSKKDYPDYYKIILEPMDLKTIEHNIRSDKYLTEDVFMEDMKLMFRNARHYNEEGSQVYNDANILEKILKEKRKELGPLPEEEDMASPKLKISRKSGVSPKKSKYLTPLQQKLNELYEAVKNYTDKRGRRLSAIFLRLPSRAELPDYYVTIKKPVDMEKIKSHMMANKYQDVDSLVEDFVLMFNNACTYNEPESLIYKDALVLHKVLLETRRDLEGGEDSHVPNVTLLIQELIHNLFVSVLNHQDDEGRCYSDSLAEIPARDPGNPSKVPLNFEIIRTNIENSRYRRLDVFQENMFEVLEKARRLHRTDSEIFEDAVELQQFFIKIRDELCKNGEILLSPALSYTTKHLHNDVEKEKKEKLPKEMEEDKLKREEEKKEAEKNDDHSGGTWQSGNLQRTYSQDCSFKNSMYHVGDYVYVEPAEPNLQPHIVCIERLWQDDAGEKWLYGCWFYRPNETFHLATRKFLEKEVFKSDYYNKVPVSKILGKCVVMFVKEYFKLHPEGFRPEDVFVCESRYSAKTKSFKKIKMWTMPVSSVKFVPRDVPLPVVRVASMFANATKHEQEKSPELTEEGKGVDANGIIDKEKEDVPVEMPNGEPGCQYYEQLRYNDTWLKVGDCMFIKSHGLVRHRVGRIEKMWVRDGAAYFFGPIFIHPEETEHEPTKMFYKKEVFLSNLEESCPMSCVIGKCAVSSFKDYLSCRPTEVPEEDVLLCESRYNESDKQMKKFKGLKRFSLSAKVVDDEIYYFRKLIVPQKEPSPLLEKKIQELEAKFAELEGADDEMEELGEEDGEVTETPSMPQLQTPLASELDIMPYTPPQSTPKSVKGATKKEGSKRKINMSGYILFSSEMRAVIKAQHPDFSFGELSRLVGTEWRNLETTKKAEYEERAAKVAEQQERERAAQQQQGASPRAGVLGQGVNAMGGSPGTGNPYGQQVKMGMLGQGQQAPPPYPGQGQPGQPALQQPSTPIFVAPPPKTQRLLHSEAYLKYIEGLNAESGTVSKWDQTLTARRKDVHLSKEQEGRLPSHWLKSKGAHTTMADALWRLRDLMLRDTLNIRQAYNVQNV; this is encoded by the exons ATGGGTTCCAAAAGGAGAAGGGCCACTTCCCCTTCCAGTAGTGTTAGTGGGGGGGACTTTGATGATGGCCAGACTTCAACCCCAGCCCCAGGAAGCGGCAGAAAAAGGAGAAGAGCTTCCAATATTCCCACTGTAGATCCAGTAAGTGGATTTCCAAGTATTGTTCCACCTTTACAAAGAGACAGTGAGCACAACAAGCGGAAAAAG ATTGCGGTGTGCCATGAATTGTATAACACAATTAGAGATTACAAGGATGACCACGGGAGACTGCTGTGTGAGCTCTTTATTAGAGCACCTAAACGCAG GAACCAACCTGACTACTATGAAGTAGTAACTCAGCCCATTGACCTGATGAAGATACAGCAGAAACTGAAGATGGAGGAATATGATGACGTTGAGCATCTCACTGCTGATTTTCAGTTATTGTTCAACAACGCAAAGAGTTATTACAAG CCTGATAGCTCCGAGTATAAAGCTGCCTGCAGACTGTGGGACCTGTACCTGCGCACAAAGAACGAGTTTGTTCAAAGAGGGGACTATGAGGAGGACGACGAGGATGGGGAGAACACCCAGGAGAATCCGGGAACATCGACTGAAGAAGAG ACTCCGCCGAGCTGTTTGAAGGAAGTCCTGGAGCAGCTCCTGGAGGCGGTGGTAACCCACAGTGAGCCATCTGGTCGCCTCATCAGCGAGCTCTTCCAGAAACTGCCTTCTAAAGTG cATTACCCTGACTATTATGCAATAATAAAGGAGCCTATAGATCTGAAGACCATTGCGCAGAGGATACAG ATGGGCTCGTATAAGAGTGTGAATGCCATGTCCAAGGACATAGACCTTCTGACAAAAAATGCCAAGACCTATAATGAACCAGGATCGCAGGTTTTTAAG gatGCAAACACCATTAAGAAAATTTTCATTCAGAAAAAGACTGAAATTGAGCATGCCGAACCCACTAAATCAAGTATCCGCATAAG GAACCGGAGATCTGCTCAGGGAGACCGCCTGTCAGCCATCACCATGGCCCTGCAGTATGGCTCGGAGAGTGACGAGGATGCCCTTCTGGCGG GAGCCGTGCGGTACGATGAAGGGGAATCAGAAGCCGAGAGCATTAATTCTTGCATGGATTTGAACAACCCCATTTTCCAACTGTATGAAGCAGTGAGGGGTGGTCGCAATAGCCAGGGGCAATTGATAGCTGAGCCGTTTCTTCAGCTCCCTTCAAAGAAGGAATATCCAGATTACTTTCACCAGATAAAGCAGCCCATTTCCCTGCACCAAATAAG AAACAAGATGAAGAACAATGAATATGAAAACCTAGATCAGATTGATTACGACCTAAACCTGATGTTTGAAAATGCCAAACGCTACAATGTGCCCAACTCTGCCATCTATAAGCGTGTTATGAAGCTCCAGCAAATTCTACAG ATGAAGAGAAAAGACCTGGTGCGCAGAGAGGAGGCCGAGGACGGAGACAGCATGCTCTCATCTGCCACGTCAGACGCTGGCAGTGCCAAGAGGAAGAGGTACAG TTTCAAGAAGAACACCAAGAAGCACCGGCTGAAGATCCTGTACACGGCCGTGACCGAGGCCCGGGAGACCTCCACTGGCAGGAGGCTGTGCGATCTCTTCATGGTCAAACCCTCCAAGAAGGACTACCCAGACTACTACAAGATCATCCTGGAGCCAATGGACTTGAAGACCATCGAGCACAATATCCGCTCGGACAAGTACCTCACGGAGGATGTGTTCATGGAGGACATGAAGCTGATGTTCCGCAACGCCCGGCACTACAACGAGGAGGGCTCGCAG GTTTACAATGACGCCAACATTCTGGagaagatactgaaggaaaagaGGAAAGAGCTGGGGCCGCTACCCGAAGAGGAGGACATGGCTTCTCCCAAGCTAAAAATAA GCAGAAAGAGCGGCGTTTCCCCCAAGAAGTCCAAGTACCTGACCCCGTTGCAGCAGAAGCTGAACGAGCTGTACGAAGCAGTGAAGAACTACACCGACAAGCGCGGCCGCCGTCTCAGCGCCATCTTCTTGAGGCTGCCGTCCCGAGCTGAATTGCCCGACTACTATGTGACCATCAAGAAGCCCGTGGACATGGAGAAGATCAAGAGTCACATGATGGCCAACAAATACCAAGACGTGGACTCCCTGGTGGAAGACTTTGTCCTCATGTTCAACAACGCCTGCACCTACAACGAGCCGGAGTCCCTGATATACAAAGATGCTCTTGTGCTCCACAAGGTCCTTCTGGAGACGAGGAGGGACTTGGAAGGCGGGGAAGACTCGCATGTCCCCAATGTCACCCTCCTGATTCAGGAGCTGATCCATAACCTGTTTGTGTCGGTGCTGAATCACCAGGATGACGAGGGCCGCTGTTACAGTGACTCCCTGGCCGAGATTCCTGCCAGAGATCCGGGCAACCCCAGCAAGGTGCCCTTGAACTTCGAGATCATCAGAACCAACATCGAAAACAGTCGGTACAGGCGTCTTGATGTATTTCAGGAAAATATGTTTGAGGTACTGGAGAAAGCGAGAAGGCTGCACAg AACCGATTCGGAAATCTTCGAGGACGCCGTGGAGCTGCAGCAGTTCTTCATCAAAATCCGCGATGAACTCTGCAAGAACGGGGAGATCCTTCTGTCGCCGGCGCTGAGCTACACCACCAAACACTTGCATAACGAcgtggagaaggagaagaaggaaaAGCTGCCAAAAGAGATGGAAGAAGATAAACTGAAGAGAGAAGAAGAGAAGAAGG AGGCTGAGAAAAATGATGACCACTCTGGAGGAACCTGGCAGTCTGGGAACTTGCAGCGGACTTACAGCCAGGACTGTAGCTTTAAGAACAGCATGTACCATGTCGGAGATTATGTGTATGTGGAGCCAGCAGAGCCCAATCTGCAGCCCCATATCGTCTGCATTGAAAGACTATGGCAAGATGATGCTG GGGAGAAATGGCTGTACGGTTGCTGGTTCTACAGGCCCAATGAGACTTTTCATCTGGCCACACGCAAGTTTCTGGAGAAAGAAGTGTTTAAGAGTGACTACTATAACAAAGTTCCTGTTAGCAAAATCCTTGGAAAATGTGTGGTGATGTTTGTAAAG GAATATTTCAAGCTACACCCAGAGGGATTCAGGCCAGaggatgtgtttgtttgtgaatCCCGTTACTCAGCCAAGACCAAGTCCTTCAAGAAGATCAAAATGTGGACCATGCCAGTGAGCTCGGTAAAGTTTGTGCCCCGTGATGTGCCATTGCCAGTTGTAAGAGTTGCTTCCATGTTTGCTAATGCTACAAAACACGAACAGGAGAAGTCGCCAGAATTGACGGAGGAAGGCAAAGGAGTGGATGCGAATGGAATAATCGATAAG GAGAAGGAAGATGTTCCTGTGGAGATGCCCAATGGAGAACCAGGCTGCCAGTATTACGAGCAGCTTCGATACAATGACACCTGGCTGAAAGTGGGTGACTGTATGTTCATCAAGTCACATGGCTTAGTACGGCACAGAGTAGGAAG GATTGAGAAGATGTGGGTTCGAGATGGTGCTGCTTATTTCTTTGGACCAATCTTCATCCACCCCGAAGAGACAGAGCATGAGCCAACCAAGATGTTCTACAAGAAGGAAGTGTTCCTCAGCAACCTTGAGGAGTCCTGCCCCATGTCCTGTGTAATAG GAAAATGTGCCGTGTCTTCATTCAAGGACTACCTCTCCTGTCGGCCCACAGAGGTGCCCGAGGAGGATGTGTTGCTCTGCGAGAGTCGCTACAACGAAAGCGATAAGCAGATGAAAAAGTTTAAGGGGCTGAAACGCTTTTCCCTCTCGGCTAAAGTGGTGGACGATGAAATCTACTATTTCAG GAAACTGATTGTGCCGCAGAAAGAGCCATCCCCTCTGCTGGAGAAAAAGATTCAGGAGCTGGAGGCCAAGTTTGCGGAGCTGGAAGGCGCTGATGATGAAATGGAGGAGCTGGGCGAAGAAGACGGAGAGGTGACCGAGACTCCATCTATGCCCCAGCTACAAACGCCTTTAGCCAGTGAGCTGGACATCATGCCGTATACCCCTCCGCAG tCAACTCCAAAATCTGTGAAAGGAGCCACTAAGAAAGAGGGATCCAAGAGGAAGATCAATATGAGTGGCTACATCCTGTTCAGCAGTGAGATGAGAGCGGTCATAAAGGCCCAGCACCCAGACTTCTCTTTCGGGGAACTGAGCCGACTGGTAGGAACCGAGTGGAGAAACCTGGAGACCACCAAGAAAGCCGAGTATGAAG AGCGGGCAGCCAAAGTAGCAGAACAGCAGGAGAGGGAACGGGCAGCCCAACAGCAACAGGGTGCTTCCCCCAGAGCTG
- the LOC136733893 gene encoding protein polybromo-1 isoform X14: protein MGSKRRRATSPSSSVSGGDFDDGQTSTPAPGSGRKRRRASNIPTVDPVSGFPSIVPPLQRDSEHNKRKKIAVCHELYNTIRDYKDDHGRLLCELFIRAPKRRNQPDYYEVVTQPIDLMKIQQKLKMEEYDDVEHLTADFQLLFNNAKSYYKPDSSEYKAACRLWDLYLRTKNEFVQRGDYEEDDEDGENTQENPGTSTEEETPPSCLKEVLEQLLEAVVTHSEPSGRLISELFQKLPSKVHYPDYYAIIKEPIDLKTIAQRIQMGSYKSVNAMSKDIDLLTKNAKTYNEPGSQVFKDANTIKKIFIQKKTEIEHAEPTKSSIRIRNRRSAQGDRLSAITMALQYGSESDEDALLAGAVRYDEGESEAESINSCMDLNNPIFQLYEAVRGGRNSQGQLIAEPFLQLPSKKEYPDYFHQIKQPISLHQIRNKMKNNEYENLDQIDYDLNLMFENAKRYNVPNSAIYKRVMKLQQILQMKRKDLVRREEAEDGDSMLSSATSDAGSAKRKRYSFKKNTKKHRLKILYTAVTEARETSTGRRLCDLFMVKPSKKDYPDYYKIILEPMDLKTIEHNIRSDKYLTEDVFMEDMKLMFRNARHYNEEGSQVYNDANILEKILKEKRKELGPLPEEEDMASPKLKISRKSGVSPKKSKYLTPLQQKLNELYEAVKNYTDKRGRRLSAIFLRLPSRAELPDYYVTIKKPVDMEKIKSHMMANKYQDVDSLVEDFVLMFNNACTYNEPESLIYKDALVLHKVLLETRRDLEGGEDSHVPNVTLLIQELIHNLFVSVLNHQDDEGRCYSDSLAEIPARDPGNPSKVPLNFEIIRTNIENSRYRRLDVFQENMFEVLEKARRLHRTDSEIFEDAVELQQFFIKIRDELCKNGEILLSPALSYTTKHLHNDVEKEKKEKLPKEMEEDKLKREEEKKEAEKNDDHSGGTWQSGNLQRTYSQDCSFKNSMYHVGDYVYVEPAEPNLQPHIVCIERLWQDDAGEKWLYGCWFYRPNETFHLATRKFLEKEVFKSDYYNKVPVSKILGKCVVMFVKEYFKLHPEGFRPEDVFVCESRYSAKTKSFKKIKMWTMPVSSVKFVPRDVPLPVVRVASMFANATKHEQEKSPELTEEGKGVDANGIIDKEKEDVPVEMPNGEPGCQYYEQLRYNDTWLKVGDCMFIKSHGLVRHRVGRIEKMWVRDGAAYFFGPIFIHPEETEHEPTKMFYKKEVFLSNLEESCPMSCVIGKCAVSSFKDYLSCRPTEVPEEDVLLCESRYNESDKQMKKFKGLKRFSLSAKVVDDEIYYFRKLIVPQKEPSPLLEKKIQELEAKFAELEGADDEMEELGEEDGEVTETPSMPQLQTPLASELDIMPYTPPQSTPKSVKGATKKEGSKRKINMSGYILFSSEMRAVIKAQHPDFSFGELSRLVGTEWRNLETTKKAEYEERAAKVAEQQERERAAQQQQGASPRAGVLGQGVNAMGGSPGTGNPYGQQMGMLGQGQQAPPPYPGQGQPGQPALQQPSTPIFVAPPPKTQRLLHSEAYLKYIEGLNAESGTVSKWDQTLTARRKDVHLSKEQEGRLPSHWLKSKGAHTTMADALWRLRDLMLRDTLNIRQAYNVQNV, encoded by the exons ATGGGTTCCAAAAGGAGAAGGGCCACTTCCCCTTCCAGTAGTGTTAGTGGGGGGGACTTTGATGATGGCCAGACTTCAACCCCAGCCCCAGGAAGCGGCAGAAAAAGGAGAAGAGCTTCCAATATTCCCACTGTAGATCCAGTAAGTGGATTTCCAAGTATTGTTCCACCTTTACAAAGAGACAGTGAGCACAACAAGCGGAAAAAG ATTGCGGTGTGCCATGAATTGTATAACACAATTAGAGATTACAAGGATGACCACGGGAGACTGCTGTGTGAGCTCTTTATTAGAGCACCTAAACGCAG GAACCAACCTGACTACTATGAAGTAGTAACTCAGCCCATTGACCTGATGAAGATACAGCAGAAACTGAAGATGGAGGAATATGATGACGTTGAGCATCTCACTGCTGATTTTCAGTTATTGTTCAACAACGCAAAGAGTTATTACAAG CCTGATAGCTCCGAGTATAAAGCTGCCTGCAGACTGTGGGACCTGTACCTGCGCACAAAGAACGAGTTTGTTCAAAGAGGGGACTATGAGGAGGACGACGAGGATGGGGAGAACACCCAGGAGAATCCGGGAACATCGACTGAAGAAGAG ACTCCGCCGAGCTGTTTGAAGGAAGTCCTGGAGCAGCTCCTGGAGGCGGTGGTAACCCACAGTGAGCCATCTGGTCGCCTCATCAGCGAGCTCTTCCAGAAACTGCCTTCTAAAGTG cATTACCCTGACTATTATGCAATAATAAAGGAGCCTATAGATCTGAAGACCATTGCGCAGAGGATACAG ATGGGCTCGTATAAGAGTGTGAATGCCATGTCCAAGGACATAGACCTTCTGACAAAAAATGCCAAGACCTATAATGAACCAGGATCGCAGGTTTTTAAG gatGCAAACACCATTAAGAAAATTTTCATTCAGAAAAAGACTGAAATTGAGCATGCCGAACCCACTAAATCAAGTATCCGCATAAG GAACCGGAGATCTGCTCAGGGAGACCGCCTGTCAGCCATCACCATGGCCCTGCAGTATGGCTCGGAGAGTGACGAGGATGCCCTTCTGGCGG GAGCCGTGCGGTACGATGAAGGGGAATCAGAAGCCGAGAGCATTAATTCTTGCATGGATTTGAACAACCCCATTTTCCAACTGTATGAAGCAGTGAGGGGTGGTCGCAATAGCCAGGGGCAATTGATAGCTGAGCCGTTTCTTCAGCTCCCTTCAAAGAAGGAATATCCAGATTACTTTCACCAGATAAAGCAGCCCATTTCCCTGCACCAAATAAG AAACAAGATGAAGAACAATGAATATGAAAACCTAGATCAGATTGATTACGACCTAAACCTGATGTTTGAAAATGCCAAACGCTACAATGTGCCCAACTCTGCCATCTATAAGCGTGTTATGAAGCTCCAGCAAATTCTACAG ATGAAGAGAAAAGACCTGGTGCGCAGAGAGGAGGCCGAGGACGGAGACAGCATGCTCTCATCTGCCACGTCAGACGCTGGCAGTGCCAAGAGGAAGAGGTACAG TTTCAAGAAGAACACCAAGAAGCACCGGCTGAAGATCCTGTACACGGCCGTGACCGAGGCCCGGGAGACCTCCACTGGCAGGAGGCTGTGCGATCTCTTCATGGTCAAACCCTCCAAGAAGGACTACCCAGACTACTACAAGATCATCCTGGAGCCAATGGACTTGAAGACCATCGAGCACAATATCCGCTCGGACAAGTACCTCACGGAGGATGTGTTCATGGAGGACATGAAGCTGATGTTCCGCAACGCCCGGCACTACAACGAGGAGGGCTCGCAG GTTTACAATGACGCCAACATTCTGGagaagatactgaaggaaaagaGGAAAGAGCTGGGGCCGCTACCCGAAGAGGAGGACATGGCTTCTCCCAAGCTAAAAATAA GCAGAAAGAGCGGCGTTTCCCCCAAGAAGTCCAAGTACCTGACCCCGTTGCAGCAGAAGCTGAACGAGCTGTACGAAGCAGTGAAGAACTACACCGACAAGCGCGGCCGCCGTCTCAGCGCCATCTTCTTGAGGCTGCCGTCCCGAGCTGAATTGCCCGACTACTATGTGACCATCAAGAAGCCCGTGGACATGGAGAAGATCAAGAGTCACATGATGGCCAACAAATACCAAGACGTGGACTCCCTGGTGGAAGACTTTGTCCTCATGTTCAACAACGCCTGCACCTACAACGAGCCGGAGTCCCTGATATACAAAGATGCTCTTGTGCTCCACAAGGTCCTTCTGGAGACGAGGAGGGACTTGGAAGGCGGGGAAGACTCGCATGTCCCCAATGTCACCCTCCTGATTCAGGAGCTGATCCATAACCTGTTTGTGTCGGTGCTGAATCACCAGGATGACGAGGGCCGCTGTTACAGTGACTCCCTGGCCGAGATTCCTGCCAGAGATCCGGGCAACCCCAGCAAGGTGCCCTTGAACTTCGAGATCATCAGAACCAACATCGAAAACAGTCGGTACAGGCGTCTTGATGTATTTCAGGAAAATATGTTTGAGGTACTGGAGAAAGCGAGAAGGCTGCACAg AACCGATTCGGAAATCTTCGAGGACGCCGTGGAGCTGCAGCAGTTCTTCATCAAAATCCGCGATGAACTCTGCAAGAACGGGGAGATCCTTCTGTCGCCGGCGCTGAGCTACACCACCAAACACTTGCATAACGAcgtggagaaggagaagaaggaaaAGCTGCCAAAAGAGATGGAAGAAGATAAACTGAAGAGAGAAGAAGAGAAGAAGG AGGCTGAGAAAAATGATGACCACTCTGGAGGAACCTGGCAGTCTGGGAACTTGCAGCGGACTTACAGCCAGGACTGTAGCTTTAAGAACAGCATGTACCATGTCGGAGATTATGTGTATGTGGAGCCAGCAGAGCCCAATCTGCAGCCCCATATCGTCTGCATTGAAAGACTATGGCAAGATGATGCTG GGGAGAAATGGCTGTACGGTTGCTGGTTCTACAGGCCCAATGAGACTTTTCATCTGGCCACACGCAAGTTTCTGGAGAAAGAAGTGTTTAAGAGTGACTACTATAACAAAGTTCCTGTTAGCAAAATCCTTGGAAAATGTGTGGTGATGTTTGTAAAG GAATATTTCAAGCTACACCCAGAGGGATTCAGGCCAGaggatgtgtttgtttgtgaatCCCGTTACTCAGCCAAGACCAAGTCCTTCAAGAAGATCAAAATGTGGACCATGCCAGTGAGCTCGGTAAAGTTTGTGCCCCGTGATGTGCCATTGCCAGTTGTAAGAGTTGCTTCCATGTTTGCTAATGCTACAAAACACGAACAGGAGAAGTCGCCAGAATTGACGGAGGAAGGCAAAGGAGTGGATGCGAATGGAATAATCGATAAG GAGAAGGAAGATGTTCCTGTGGAGATGCCCAATGGAGAACCAGGCTGCCAGTATTACGAGCAGCTTCGATACAATGACACCTGGCTGAAAGTGGGTGACTGTATGTTCATCAAGTCACATGGCTTAGTACGGCACAGAGTAGGAAG GATTGAGAAGATGTGGGTTCGAGATGGTGCTGCTTATTTCTTTGGACCAATCTTCATCCACCCCGAAGAGACAGAGCATGAGCCAACCAAGATGTTCTACAAGAAGGAAGTGTTCCTCAGCAACCTTGAGGAGTCCTGCCCCATGTCCTGTGTAATAG GAAAATGTGCCGTGTCTTCATTCAAGGACTACCTCTCCTGTCGGCCCACAGAGGTGCCCGAGGAGGATGTGTTGCTCTGCGAGAGTCGCTACAACGAAAGCGATAAGCAGATGAAAAAGTTTAAGGGGCTGAAACGCTTTTCCCTCTCGGCTAAAGTGGTGGACGATGAAATCTACTATTTCAG GAAACTGATTGTGCCGCAGAAAGAGCCATCCCCTCTGCTGGAGAAAAAGATTCAGGAGCTGGAGGCCAAGTTTGCGGAGCTGGAAGGCGCTGATGATGAAATGGAGGAGCTGGGCGAAGAAGACGGAGAGGTGACCGAGACTCCATCTATGCCCCAGCTACAAACGCCTTTAGCCAGTGAGCTGGACATCATGCCGTATACCCCTCCGCAG tCAACTCCAAAATCTGTGAAAGGAGCCACTAAGAAAGAGGGATCCAAGAGGAAGATCAATATGAGTGGCTACATCCTGTTCAGCAGTGAGATGAGAGCGGTCATAAAGGCCCAGCACCCAGACTTCTCTTTCGGGGAACTGAGCCGACTGGTAGGAACCGAGTGGAGAAACCTGGAGACCACCAAGAAAGCCGAGTATGAAG AGCGGGCAGCCAAAGTAGCAGAACAGCAGGAGAGGGAACGGGCAGCCCAACAGCAACAGGGTGCTTCCCCCAGAGCTG